A genomic window from Bacteroidota bacterium includes:
- the rplP gene encoding 50S ribosomal protein L16 — protein sequence MLMPKRVKYRKAQRGRMRGKATRGATIAFGDFGLKAIEPGWITQRQIEASRVALTRMMKREGKVWIRIFPDKPVTKKPAETRMGSGKGNPEFWVVVIKPGRVMFEIGGVRKEMAKEALTLAAHKLPIKTKFVTRIDYDAH from the coding sequence ATGTTAATGCCGAAAAGAGTCAAGTACAGAAAAGCGCAGCGCGGGCGCATGCGCGGAAAAGCGACACGCGGCGCGACAATCGCGTTCGGCGATTTCGGGTTGAAGGCGATCGAACCGGGCTGGATCACCCAGCGGCAGATCGAGGCCTCGCGCGTTGCGCTCACCCGCATGATGAAGCGGGAGGGAAAAGTATGGATCAGGATCTTCCCCGACAAGCCGGTGACCAAGAAACCCGCCGAAACCCGTATGGGAAGCGGCAAAGGAAACCCCGAGTTCTGGGTGGTCGTGATCAAGCCCGGACGCGTGATGTTCGAGATCGGCGGCGTACGGAAGGAAATGGCGAAGGAGGCCCTGACGCTCGCGGCGCACAAGCTCCCGATCAAAACCAAGTTCGTGACACGCATCGATTACGATGCCCATTAA
- the rplX gene encoding 50S ribosomal protein L24, translating to MQVRKDDIVIVKSGNNSGKEGKVLKVFPATNRVIVEGVNIIKRHTRPSQRNPQGGVVQKEASVNSSNVMVKCPKCNTATRVGYQHVTDATSGKKKSMRICRNCGEMF from the coding sequence ATGCAAGTTCGAAAAGATGATATCGTCATCGTAAAATCCGGGAACAACTCGGGCAAGGAAGGCAAAGTGCTGAAAGTGTTCCCCGCGACGAACAGGGTGATCGTCGAAGGCGTCAACATCATTAAGCGCCATACGCGTCCCTCGCAGCGCAACCCGCAGGGGGGCGTCGTGCAGAAGGAGGCGTCGGTCAATTCTTCGAACGTGATGGTGAAGTGCCCGAAGTGCAATACGGCGACGCGCGTGGGATACCAGCACGTCACCGACGCGACGTCGGGAAAGAAAAAATCGATGAGGATCTGCCGTAACTGCGG
- the rpsS gene encoding 30S ribosomal protein S19, which yields MSRSVKKGPFIDPKLQQKVEALNKSNKKQVIKTWSRSSTIAPDFVGHTFAVHNGNKFIPVYIQESMVGHKLGEFAPTRIFRAHPGLKTEATTAPAE from the coding sequence ATGAGTCGATCAGTAAAAAAGGGACCGTTCATCGATCCCAAGCTGCAGCAAAAAGTCGAAGCGCTCAACAAGAGCAACAAAAAGCAGGTGATCAAGACATGGTCCCGCTCATCGACGATCGCCCCTGATTTTGTGGGCCACACGTTCGCCGTGCACAACGGGAACAAGTTCATCCCGGTCTACATTCAGGAATCGATGGTCGGCCACAAGCTCGGCGAGTTCGCGCCGACGAGAATTTTCCGGGCGCACCCCGGCTTAAAGACCGAAGCGACAACGGCACCGGCTGAATAA
- the rpsQ gene encoding 30S ribosomal protein S17, with product METRTTRRKTRVGKVISTKMMKSIVVAIERRVPHALYKKYFRRTTKLMAHDEKGEAGLGDTVRIMETRPLSKNKRWRLVEVVAKAK from the coding sequence ATGGAAACAAGAACCACTCGACGAAAAACACGCGTTGGCAAAGTGATCAGCACCAAGATGATGAAGAGCATCGTCGTTGCTATTGAACGGCGCGTTCCTCATGCACTGTACAAAAAATATTTCCGCCGCACGACGAAGCTCATGGCGCACGACGAGAAAGGCGAGGCCGGACTCGGCGACACCGTCCGTATTATGGAGACTCGCCCGCTGAGCAAAAACAAACGATGGCGTCTGGTGGAAGTGGTGGCAAAAGCGAAGTAA
- the rpmC gene encoding 50S ribosomal protein L29, producing MKTFEIKDLSDSELQKRIADDKETLAHMKFQQATKQIENTAKLKLIRRDIARMMTMLNQRKRKAEAAKP from the coding sequence ATGAAAACATTCGAAATCAAAGACCTCTCCGATTCGGAGTTGCAGAAAAGAATCGCGGACGACAAAGAGACGCTCGCGCACATGAAGTTCCAGCAGGCGACGAAGCAGATCGAGAACACGGCAAAGCTCAAGCTCATCCGGCGCGACATTGCGCGGATGATGACCATGCTGAACCAGCGGAAACGCAAAGCGGAAGCCGCGAAGCCATAA
- the rplN gene encoding 50S ribosomal protein L14: MIQEETNLVVADNSGAKKVRCIRILGGHDRRYASVGDLVVVSVKSAIPGAGVKKGEVSRAVVVRTKKEVGRKDGSYIRFDENAVVLITPLNEPRGTRIFGPVARELREKQFMKIVSLAPEVL; this comes from the coding sequence ATGATCCAGGAAGAAACAAATTTAGTCGTTGCAGACAATTCGGGAGCGAAAAAAGTGCGGTGCATCCGCATCCTCGGCGGTCACGACCGCCGGTACGCCAGCGTCGGCGACCTCGTTGTCGTCTCCGTCAAGTCTGCGATTCCCGGCGCGGGCGTTAAAAAAGGCGAGGTCTCCCGCGCCGTCGTCGTCCGCACGAAGAAGGAAGTCGGACGCAAGGACGGATCGTACATCCGTTTCGACGAGAACGCCGTCGTCCTGATCACTCCGCTGAACGAGCCGCGGGGAACGCGCATCTTCGGCCCCGTCGCGCGCGAGCTTCGCGAGAAACAGTTCATGAAGATCGTCTCTTTGGCACCAGAAGTTCTATAA
- the rplB gene encoding 50S ribosomal protein L2, protein MALRKLKPTTAATRYYTISTFEEITKSTPEKSLLGPIKKSGGRNSYGRVTSRHRGGGHKRKYRIVDFKRDKRDIAAKVTAIEYDPNRSTRIALVQYADGEKRYILAPEGLKVNDRIVAGNEVEIKTGNAMPLKAIPVNTQIHNIEMREGKGGQIARSAGNFATVQAKEGDFVLLKFPSGEVRNIRSGCYATIGMLGNIDHENISVGKAGRSRWLGLRSHVRGVAMNPVDHPMGGGEGKTSGGGHPVSPWGQKSKGLKTRKKKKTSSKYIVKRRK, encoded by the coding sequence ATGGCATTACGAAAATTAAAACCGACAACAGCCGCGACACGATATTACACGATCTCGACGTTCGAGGAAATCACGAAGTCGACGCCGGAAAAATCGCTGCTCGGGCCGATCAAGAAATCCGGCGGCAGAAACAGTTACGGGCGGGTCACCTCGCGTCATCGCGGGGGCGGGCACAAAAGAAAATACCGCATCGTGGATTTCAAGAGGGACAAGCGGGATATCGCCGCGAAGGTCACGGCCATCGAGTACGACCCCAACCGTTCTACGCGCATCGCTCTTGTGCAGTACGCCGACGGCGAGAAGCGCTACATCCTTGCCCCCGAAGGGCTGAAGGTGAACGACCGGATCGTTGCCGGGAACGAAGTTGAGATCAAGACCGGCAACGCGATGCCCCTGAAGGCGATTCCTGTCAACACTCAGATCCACAATATTGAAATGCGGGAAGGCAAGGGGGGACAGATCGCGCGCAGCGCCGGGAATTTCGCGACGGTCCAGGCAAAGGAAGGCGATTTCGTCCTTCTCAAGTTTCCTTCGGGAGAGGTCCGGAACATCCGCAGCGGATGCTACGCCACGATCGGGATGCTCGGGAACATCGACCATGAGAACATCAGCGTCGGCAAAGCGGGCCGCTCGCGCTGGCTCGGTCTCCGCTCGCATGTCCGCGGGGTCGCCATGAATCCGGTCGACCATCCGATGGGCGGCGGCGAGGGAAAAACTTCGGGCGGCGGTCATCCGGTGAGCCCGTGGGGACAGAAATCCAAGGGATTGAAAACGCGCAAGAAGAAAAAAACATCCAGCAAGTACATTGTCAAACGCCGCAAGTAA
- the rpsC gene encoding 30S ribosomal protein S3 — MGQKTHPVGFRLGVIKTWDSNWFDEKGFAAKLNEDVMIRNYVRNRLKKAGISRIQLERTPKNARITIHTSRPGIVIGKSGKEISQLEEELKKITNKEVKILISEIKRPELDAQLVAENIASQLEGRISFRRAMKQGITAAMRMGAEGVRVMCSGRLGGAEMARREQYKEGRIPLHTLRADIDYANATAQTIYGLIGVKVWICKGEVLGNAAR, encoded by the coding sequence GTGGGACAAAAAACGCACCCGGTCGGTTTTCGCTTAGGCGTCATCAAGACGTGGGATTCAAACTGGTTCGATGAAAAAGGCTTCGCCGCGAAGCTTAACGAAGATGTGATGATCCGAAACTACGTCCGCAACCGCCTCAAGAAGGCCGGCATTTCACGGATCCAGCTCGAGCGGACCCCGAAGAACGCGCGCATCACCATTCATACCTCCCGTCCCGGCATTGTCATCGGCAAGAGCGGAAAAGAAATTTCACAGCTCGAGGAAGAGCTGAAAAAGATCACCAACAAGGAAGTGAAGATCCTCATCAGCGAGATCAAACGTCCCGAACTCGATGCGCAGCTCGTCGCGGAGAACATTGCGTCGCAGCTTGAAGGGCGCATTTCGTTCCGGCGCGCGATGAAGCAGGGGATCACGGCGGCCATGCGTATGGGCGCCGAAGGCGTGCGCGTGATGTGCAGCGGCCGTCTTGGCGGGGCTGAAATGGCCAGGCGCGAACAGTACAAAGAAGGACGCATCCCTCTTCACACGCTCCGCGCCGACATCGATTATGCCAACGCGACCGCCCAGACGATCTACGGACTGATCGGCGTCAAGGTGTGGATCTGCAAAGGCGAAGTTCTCGGAAACGCTGCGCGGTAA
- the rplV gene encoding 50S ribosomal protein L22: MEAKAINRYIGTSPRKMRLVVDLIRGKSVGEALNILHFSPKHASKTAEKVLRSAISNLQNKDDAGRIDTDDIYVKECYVDGGATMKRILPAPMGRAFRMLKRSNHVTIVVAQRDAKKK; the protein is encoded by the coding sequence ATGGAAGCAAAAGCAATCAACAGATACATCGGAACATCGCCGCGCAAGATGCGGCTCGTGGTCGATTTGATCCGCGGGAAATCGGTCGGCGAAGCGCTCAACATTCTCCATTTCTCGCCGAAGCATGCGTCGAAAACGGCGGAGAAAGTGCTCCGGTCGGCGATCTCGAACCTTCAGAACAAGGACGACGCAGGGCGGATCGACACCGACGATATCTACGTGAAGGAATGCTACGTGGATGGCGGCGCAACGATGAAGAGAATTCTTCCCGCGCCGATGGGGCGCGCGTTCAGAATGCTGAAACGCTCCAATCACGTGACGATCGTCGTTGCTCAACGGGACGCAAAGAAGAAATAG